Within the Opitutaceae bacterium TAV5 genome, the region TTTCCGGGCTGGGTGCTCGAACAACACCCCGAGCTCAAAGTCGGCCTCGGTTTCATGCGCCACGACATGATGGCCAAGCCAGCTTGGGAAATCCATAAAAACACCCTCGAAAGTGTCCTCGCCGACCTGAAGGACGTTCCCAACCTTTTCGGCTTCGACCTCGCCAACGAACCCGCATTCAACGGCGCCACCGTCGATTCTCCCGACCGGTGGCGCGCCTGGCTCCGCCGCCGCCACGGCACCCTCGCCGAACTCAACCGCGCATGGGATTCCAACTACGCCGCATGGGACGCCATCCCCGTGCCCGACTTCGTCAACCGCAAGCACGTCCAGCCCTGGGCGCAAAAACTCCCCTCCTCCTCCGGGCTCGAACTCCGCCAATACGCGGACTGGAGCCTCTTCAACATGGAGCGCGTCCAGGACTGGTTCACCCGCGTCAACCGGATCGTGAAAAACGCCCTCCCGCGCACCTTCACCTACACCAAGATGACCGCCGGCACCGCCGGGCACCCCCGCATGGGCATCGACACCATCGCCAACGTCCGCATGACCGACCTCATCGGCACCGACTCGTGGTGGGTCTTCAACGGCCTCGACCAGAACCGCGTCGGCAGCGCCGACCTCATGTCCGGCGTCCACAGCGAGAAGACCAGCATCTACTCCGTCAACTGGACCCCCGGCCTCATGCTCTACGACGTGCTCAGCAGCGCCCGTCCCGACGCCCCCGCCGTCAACGCCGAGTTCCACCTCTTCAACGATTCCTTCACCGGCATGTCCGCCGAAAACCCCGACCCTGCGCCCGGCCACTGGGACCGCCCCATCCCGCCCAACCACTTCCACGCCGGCATCTGGCAACAGGCCGTCCACGGCCAGGCCATGTCCAATCTCTGGACCCACTGGCCCCGCAACAACATCTCCGAGCGTCCCGGCGCGCTCGACGCCGCCAGTCGCGCCGCTATGGACCTCAACCGCCTCGCTCCCGAAGTCCACGCCCTGCACACCACCCCCCGCCCGATCGCCATCCTCTGGGGACGCTCCCCCGTGCTCGCCCACACCCACGGAGAATGGCGGCTCCCGATCTACCGCCAATGGCAAACCCTCTGGGAAGGCCTCACCCTCAACGGCCACCGCCCCGCCTACCTCTTCGAGCGCGACCTCGCCGCCGGGCAACGGCCCGACCCCGCCAAGACCAAGGCCATCCTTGTCGGCTACTTCACCCACATCGACGCCAAAGCCCTTGAGACCCTCAAGGCCGCCCGCGCCTCCGGCATCCCGATCTGGACCGTCGGCAAGGACAACCTCACCCGCGACCCCTATGATCGCCCCCAGCCCGCCGCCAGCCTGCTCGAGCCCGACCGCGTGCTCGATGCCGCCGCCTTCGCCGCCGATCCCTTTGCCGAAACCCGCCAGACCCTCGCCGCCGCCGGCCTCCTGCCCGATGTTCAAGTCGTGGAAACCGGGCCGATTTCCACGCCCACCCGCCTCGTCCATCTTCGCACCGCGATCCACAACGGCAGTCGTCTGGTCAATCTCTGCAACTACGCCCGCCAAGACCTCTCCGTCGCCGTCCGCATCACCGCCGCACCGGGCCGCAACGCGACGCACGCCATCGACCTGCTGACCGGCGAGCGCCTCTCGTTGGACAACATTCCTCTCGAAGTCGAACAAGTCCGTCTTCTGCAGGTAGAGGCATCAACAATGTAACCAGTTTTTGACTACTAACATTACCCGATAACATATGAAAACACACGACATACATTCACATCGTCCGGCGGTCAGCCTCATCGCTGCCGCCGCCCTGCTCGCTGTCACCGCGCCTGTCATTGCCCAGACGGTCGTCGCCGATTTCACGGGCGGCACCGGCACCGATAGCGCCTCGCACCAATTCGCAGGCAAGGCCGGTGACGGCTGGAGCGGCGCATGGGGCACTGCAATCTTT harbors:
- a CDS encoding glycoside hydrolase family 42, producing the protein MRSLHHLTLSLGILPLAISQSGMAGQPPAFDAIEIARPLHQDMTAPAPELSDRVITLASGRQWFASGAVTVDLGLRSIPEVVISFWILPLGTPVTAVPQHTLARSARAGNKAPGVRLQFPETVNLVEAGDFRKNARSLRISTSPSGQVEANHLSWHNKNQWLSGVRSDGGQLVTGRWTHIAYGIGQAGQRLWINGQLIAHNQEGKQSVSWPLTLRFNPSMSVIGHVRIDADDTEVSSAAATPPVLDIQPGGAALHPLAFELLDFIRSAPVREARLAALLRRFPGQAAPYEQARLNILNKLAPLYFLRLLQETVDPAPQGVDLNAFVHGETRWILDTAGEWDARVARLESGQAAPLAVPRIIPDTSLVSVRDGAFWQNGRPIYLVGLQTPRYELTRDLGFSFTGHTVGPSWEFPAADKPARHTGLGQRKRAEEAASYGQFWDILYSGHIFPGWVLEQHPELKVGLGFMRHDMMAKPAWEIHKNTLESVLADLKDVPNLFGFDLANEPAFNGATVDSPDRWRAWLRRRHGTLAELNRAWDSNYAAWDAIPVPDFVNRKHVQPWAQKLPSSSGLELRQYADWSLFNMERVQDWFTRVNRIVKNALPRTFTYTKMTAGTAGHPRMGIDTIANVRMTDLIGTDSWWVFNGLDQNRVGSADLMSGVHSEKTSIYSVNWTPGLMLYDVLSSARPDAPAVNAEFHLFNDSFTGMSAENPDPAPGHWDRPIPPNHFHAGIWQQAVHGQAMSNLWTHWPRNNISERPGALDAASRAAMDLNRLAPEVHALHTTPRPIAILWGRSPVLAHTHGEWRLPIYRQWQTLWEGLTLNGHRPAYLFERDLAAGQRPDPAKTKAILVGYFTHIDAKALETLKAARASGIPIWTVGKDNLTRDPYDRPQPAASLLEPDRVLDAAAFAADPFAETRQTLAAAGLLPDVQVVETGPISTPTRLVHLRTAIHNGSRLVNLCNYARQDLSVAVRITAAPGRNATHAIDLLTGERLSLDNIPLEVEQVRLLQVEASTM